In Sphaerisporangium krabiense, the DNA window GACACCCCGCCCCAGTCGTCGATCCCGGCGCGGATCATGAGCGCGTACTCGTCGCCGATGAGGTTGGGCGGGGCCTGGACGCGGGCCTTGGCGCCGAGGACGAGGCGGGTGACGGCGATCGTCGCGGCGAGTTCCCGCAGGTCGGCGTCTGGCATGCCGCGCATGGCCGTGTCGGGCTTGGCGCGGAAGTTCTGCACGATGACCTCCTGGACGCCCCCGTACTCGCGGGCGACCCGGCGGATCGCGAAGATCGACTCGGCGCGGTCGGTGACGGTCTCGCCGATGCCGATGAGGATGCCGGTGGTGAACGGCACGTTGGAGCGCCCGGCGTCCTCCAGCACGCGCAGCCGGACGGCCGGGTCCTTGTCGGGCGAGCCGTAGTGGGCGGCGCCCTTCTCCTCGAACAGCCGCCGCGAGGTGGTCTCCAGCATCATGCCCATGGAGGGGGCGACCGGCTTGAGCCGCTGCAGGTCGCGCCAGGTCATGACGCCGGGGTTGAGGTGGGGCAGCAGGCCGGTCTCCTCCAGCACGCGGATCGCCATGGCCCGCACGTAGGAGAGCGTGTCGTCGTACCCGTGGGCGTCTAGCCACTCGCGGGCCTGGTGCCAGCGGTCCTCGGGGCGGTCGCCGAGGGTGAACAGGGCCTCCTTGCAGCCGAGTGCCGCGCCCTGGCGGGCGATGTCCAGCACTTCGTCGGGGCCGAGGAAGGCGGCGGGGAGCTTTCCGGGCGCCGTGGCGAACGTGCAGTAGCCACAGCGGTCGCGGCACAGGCGGGTCAGAGGGATGAATACCTTGCGGCTGTAGGTGACGACGCCGGGCCGTCCGACCGCGGCCAGCCCGGCGTCCCTGACGCGGCCGGCGTATTCGAGGAGCCGTTCCAGATCGGCCCCCCGGGCGTGCAACAGAACCGTGGCCTCCGTCACGTCGAGCGCCTTGCCGTCTCTGGCCCTGGCCAGCGCCCGCCGCATCGCGGCATCTGTGGGGTTCACGTCCATGGAGGCACATTACGGAACGGGGCGGCGCGCGCCTGCGACCGGGGGCCTGCCGTTCTTCGTGGCTTAAGCAGCACTAAAGGGTATTGGTGACCAATTCTCGATGGACGTTAATACATGCACGCGAACATAATTGAGATGTCACGGAAAGTCCTCCCCGCAAGGAGTCCCCCATGTCCTGGCTGGTCCTCGCCTTCATCGTCGCCGTCGCCGTGCTCGCCCCGCTCTTCGGCGCCGACACCCGCGACGGGCGCGACTGGAAGCCCCGCGCCGTCCACGCTCCCCGGGTGACCGGCCGACTATCCGCGCTCAGAACGCGCGATAGTCGCGTGCCGGCATCCGCGGCCCGCGTGCCGGTGGCCGCCGCCCGCCGAGTTCGAGCAGGCGCGTGACCCGGTAGCGGTGCCCGCGGTAGGGGGCGAGCAGCTCCAGCATCCCGGCGTCGTCGGTCCTGCCGCCGGTGAGCGACCACCCGACCAGTGAGGGCAGGTGGTAGTCGCCGACGGAGACCGCGTCGGCGTCGCCGTGGGCCCGCTGCCGCACCTCCGCCGACGTCCACACCCCCACCCCCGGCAGCGCCCGCAGCAGGCGGTCGGCGTCCGCCGGGGCCGCGGCCTCCAGCTTGGCCGCGTGCAGGGCCGCGTTGACGATCGTCCGGGCCCGCACCGCCTCGGCGCCCGCGCGGTGCCAGTCCCACGACGGGACGCGCCGCCAGACCTCCGGCTCGGGGAACACGCGCATCCCCGCGGGCGCGGGTCCGGGGGCGGGCTCGCCGTAGGCGCGCAGCAGCCACCGCCAGGCCCGGAACGCCTCCCTGCCCACCACCTTCTGCTCCAGCACGGCGGGGACCAGCGCCTCGAACACCCGCGAGGTCGCGCTCAGGCGCAGGCCGCCGTGCCGGGAGGCCAGCTCTCTGACCAGCGCGTAGCCGCCGGACGGCAGGCCCTCCAGCAGCAGCGCGAAATCGGCCACCGGGTCGTCGGCGCCGAGGAGCCGGGGCAGCGTCTCCAGCATCCACCCGGCGCCCGGGCCCCACGCCTGCCCCACGACCTCGCCCCGCCGGGCGTCGGCACCGACCCGCAGCGTGCCCGGCCCTTCCGGGGTGCGGGAGGTGCGCCAGATCGCGCCGTCCGGGGTGGCCTGCCACGCCGGATCGCCCGCCCCACGGCGGTGCGGGGCGAGCGTCGTCTTCACGTCCAATGGCCCGCTCGGCCGCCACCTGCGCTCGCGCACGAGGTCCAGCGTATTGGCCCCGCACCACCCGAGATGTCACATATCCGGAAAAGCGGACAGCAGCCCGGTCGCGTACGGCGGCACGTCGCCGCCGGTCGCATGCCACGGCACGGCCCCGCCGGCTACCGCGGGCGCCGCTCCGTGGCCCGCGGCGGGCTCACCGGTCGGCCGCCCGCTCGTACGAGGCCAGGTGCGCCTCCGCCGACGCCTCCCAGGTGAACTCGCGGGAGCGGGAGATCCCGGCGTCGGCCAGCGCCCG includes these proteins:
- a CDS encoding DNA-3-methyladenine glycosylase family protein, encoding MRERRWRPSGPLDVKTTLAPHRRGAGDPAWQATPDGAIWRTSRTPEGPGTLRVGADARRGEVVGQAWGPGAGWMLETLPRLLGADDPVADFALLLEGLPSGGYALVRELASRHGGLRLSATSRVFEALVPAVLEQKVVGREAFRAWRWLLRAYGEPAPGPAPAGMRVFPEPEVWRRVPSWDWHRAGAEAVRARTIVNAALHAAKLEAAAPADADRLLRALPGVGVWTSAEVRQRAHGDADAVSVGDYHLPSLVGWSLTGGRTDDAGMLELLAPYRGHRYRVTRLLELGGRRPPARGPRMPARDYRAF